One Halarcobacter ebronensis genomic window carries:
- a CDS encoding TRAP transporter substrate-binding protein, whose product MTISTKVIISTIIATPILFFIGCGSEKKEEKIIKENPIQLGEYILKFSHVVSPDTPKGKAAEFFEKRVEELTKGRIDVQVYPSSQLYKDNAVLKALKLDSVQMAAPSFSKFGKIVPQLALFDLPFLFKDINHLHRVQDGEVGQKLKDMVNEKGYIALDFWDNNFKQLSSSKRALIVPEDVAGQKFRIMSSKVLEEQFKVLDANPQVMPFSEVYSALQQGVIDGQENTISNIYTKKFHEVQRYLTITNHGYLGYLVVISEKFWNTLPKELQNAILQAMKESTIKEREYAEELNIKQYNLIKEYAKTSGKLEIINLTKEQKDFWRKTVSKIYPDFYDKSLIGEDLIKGVLATE is encoded by the coding sequence ATGACAATAAGTACTAAAGTAATAATATCTACTATTATAGCTACTCCTATTCTGTTCTTTATTGGTTGTGGAAGTGAAAAAAAAGAGGAAAAAATCATAAAAGAAAATCCTATTCAATTAGGTGAGTATATTTTGAAATTTTCTCATGTGGTAAGCCCAGACACACCAAAAGGCAAAGCAGCTGAATTCTTTGAAAAGAGAGTTGAAGAGTTAACAAAAGGTAGAATTGATGTTCAAGTATACCCCTCTTCACAACTTTACAAAGATAATGCAGTTTTAAAAGCTTTAAAACTTGATTCTGTTCAAATGGCGGCACCTAGTTTTTCAAAATTTGGAAAAATAGTACCACAATTGGCACTTTTTGATTTACCTTTTCTTTTTAAAGATATTAACCATCTGCATAGGGTACAAGATGGTGAAGTTGGACAAAAACTAAAAGATATGGTTAATGAAAAAGGTTATATTGCTCTTGATTTTTGGGATAATAATTTTAAACAACTATCCTCATCAAAAAGAGCATTAATCGTGCCTGAAGATGTAGCGGGACAAAAATTTAGAATTATGTCCTCAAAAGTTCTTGAAGAACAATTCAAAGTTTTAGACGCAAATCCACAAGTTATGCCATTTTCTGAAGTCTATTCCGCTTTACAGCAAGGGGTAATAGATGGACAAGAGAATACAATCTCTAATATTTATACGAAAAAATTTCATGAAGTTCAAAGGTATCTAACCATAACAAATCACGGTTACTTAGGATATTTAGTTGTAATCTCAGAAAAATTTTGGAATACTTTACCAAAAGAGTTACAAAATGCTATTTTACAAGCAATGAAAGAATCGACAATAAAGGAGAGGGAGTATGCTGAAGAATTAAATATAAAACAGTATAATCTTATTAAAGAGTATGCAAAAACGAGTGGTAAGTTAGAGATTATAAATCTAACAAAAGAACAAAAAGATTTTTGGAGAAAAACCGTTAGTAAAATCTATCCTGACTTTTATGATAAAAGTTTAATTGGAGAAGATTTGATTAAAGGTGTATTAGCAACGGAGTAA
- a CDS encoding TRAP transporter small permease, whose product MIIFKIISKIIGFINQSIAVIGITGGVTVAFVNVVARYVFDASFVWATELTVFLFLWSVFFGTAYCFKRDKHISVTIILDIMPSRIAKIMLLLAHLVTIVFLVAVAYYGYEYLLLVIDLDERSIDLWGMPMWVPYLVIPIAFSFAAYRVAERIHGILSTSHTKILRESEAEHVIAEMGIGARTNQDNEHVKELNKMIKEVEKKTGGMV is encoded by the coding sequence ATGATTATTTTTAAAATTATTAGTAAGATAATTGGTTTTATTAACCAATCTATCGCTGTAATAGGCATAACTGGAGGGGTAACAGTAGCATTTGTTAATGTTGTTGCAAGATATGTTTTTGATGCCTCATTTGTTTGGGCAACTGAACTTACAGTATTCCTATTTTTATGGAGTGTCTTTTTTGGTACAGCATATTGTTTCAAAAGGGATAAGCATATCTCTGTAACAATTATACTTGACATTATGCCAAGTAGAATTGCTAAAATAATGTTACTACTTGCACACTTAGTAACAATAGTATTTTTAGTTGCTGTTGCATATTATGGTTATGAGTATCTACTGCTTGTTATTGATTTAGATGAAAGATCAATTGACTTATGGGGAATGCCAATGTGGGTTCCTTATTTAGTAATTCCAATTGCTTTCTCTTTTGCAGCATATAGAGTTGCAGAGAGAATCCATGGAATTTTATCAACTTCACATACAAAAATTTTAAGGGAGAGTGAAGCTGAACATGTTATTGCAGAGATGGGTATTGGTGCAAGAACAAATCAAGATAATGAGCATGTAAAGGAACTTAATAAAATGATTAAAGAAGTTGAAAAGAAAACAGGAGGAATGGTATGA
- a CDS encoding TRAP transporter substrate-binding protein, translating to MKKLVIGTVAAAMLATATLAAEYTLKFSHVVSANTPKGKAAEFFEKRLEELSGGRIDVQVYPSSQLYNDNAVVKALRLDSVQMAAPSFSKFGKIVPQLALFDLPFLFKDVDHLHRVQDGEVGEKLKEMVSAKGIVALDFWDAGFKQFSSSKKAIVMPEDAEGQKFRIMSSKVLEAQIKAVGGNPQMMPFSEVYSGLQQGVIDAAENPISNIYTKKFHEVQKYLTMSDHGYLGYLVVMSKKFWNSLPADLQANVKQAMKEATAEERKLAQALDKEQFEEIQKYAKETGNLEIITLTPEQREAWRKVESTIYPEFYDKDKIGKDLIEGALNTK from the coding sequence ATGAAAAAACTAGTAATAGGAACAGTTGCAGCAGCAATGCTTGCTACAGCTACTTTAGCAGCAGAGTACACTTTAAAGTTCTCACATGTTGTTAGCGCGAATACGCCAAAAGGGAAAGCAGCTGAGTTCTTTGAAAAAAGATTAGAAGAGTTATCTGGAGGAAGAATTGACGTACAAGTATATCCATCTTCTCAATTATATAACGATAATGCAGTTGTAAAAGCATTAAGATTAGACTCAGTTCAAATGGCAGCGCCATCATTTTCTAAATTTGGTAAAATCGTGCCACAATTAGCACTATTTGACTTACCATTTCTATTTAAAGATGTAGATCATTTACATAGAGTACAAGATGGTGAAGTTGGTGAAAAATTAAAAGAGATGGTTTCAGCTAAAGGTATAGTTGCATTAGATTTTTGGGATGCAGGATTTAAACAATTCTCTTCATCAAAAAAAGCTATTGTTATGCCAGAAGATGCAGAGGGACAAAAATTTAGAATTATGTCTTCTAAAGTATTAGAAGCTCAAATCAAAGCAGTTGGTGGAAACCCACAAATGATGCCATTTTCTGAAGTATATTCAGGATTACAACAAGGTGTTATTGATGCAGCAGAAAACCCAATCTCTAATATCTATACTAAAAAATTCCACGAAGTACAAAAATATTTAACAATGTCAGACCACGGATATTTAGGATACTTAGTAGTTATGTCTAAAAAATTCTGGAACTCTTTACCAGCTGATTTACAAGCAAATGTAAAACAAGCTATGAAAGAGGCAACTGCTGAAGAGAGAAAATTAGCACAAGCTTTAGACAAAGAACAATTTGAAGAGATTCAAAAATATGCAAAAGAGACTGGAAACTTAGAAATTATCACTTTAACACCTGAGCAGAGAGAGGCTTGGAGAAAAGTTGAAAGTACAATTTACCCTGAGTTTTATGACAAAGATAAAATTGGTAAAGACTTAATTGAAGGTGCTCTTAACACTAAATAA
- a CDS encoding TRAP transporter large permease, producing the protein MSIALLFAIFFTLVILGTPIAICLGASTFITLLVFTDISPIEISAMMFEKVESYSLMAIPMFIFAGNLLSKGSAAQRIIEFAKSCVGHFPGGLPISAIFASIIFAAVSGSSPATVVAIGSIMFGAIMQAGYPKKYAVGTIATAGSLGILIPPSIVLIVYGVTAEVSIGKLFMAGVIPGLMLGFMLMLVTYIGARKLGFEREEPQPYKIRLKKMKDAAWGLFTIVLVIGGIYGGVFTPTEAAAVAAVWAFIVSVFIYKDIKLTELYTTALESAKTTSMIMFIIANAMLFAHFLTIENIPQHITEALVEANVNKYMFLLMVNLLLILAGSFMEPSAIIMIMVPLLLPVAVALGIDPIHFGIVITVNMELGMVSPPVGLNLFVTSGLTGMSIKDVIIAAWPWTLTILAGLVLITYIPEIVMFLPNIMYGS; encoded by the coding sequence ATGAGTATAGCTTTACTATTTGCAATATTTTTTACTCTTGTAATTCTAGGAACTCCAATTGCAATTTGTCTTGGGGCTTCAACATTTATTACTCTTTTAGTATTTACTGATATTTCTCCAATTGAAATTTCAGCAATGATGTTTGAAAAAGTTGAGAGTTACTCTTTAATGGCTATTCCAATGTTTATTTTTGCAGGGAACCTTCTAAGTAAAGGTAGTGCAGCACAAAGAATTATTGAGTTTGCTAAATCTTGTGTTGGACATTTCCCAGGTGGACTTCCAATCTCTGCAATTTTTGCGTCAATCATCTTCGCGGCAGTTTCAGGTTCATCTCCAGCAACTGTTGTTGCTATTGGTTCTATTATGTTTGGTGCTATTATGCAAGCTGGTTATCCTAAAAAATATGCAGTTGGGACAATTGCAACAGCTGGTTCTTTAGGTATTCTAATTCCTCCTTCAATTGTATTAATTGTATATGGAGTTACAGCAGAAGTTTCTATTGGTAAACTATTTATGGCAGGGGTTATCCCAGGTCTTATGCTTGGTTTTATGCTTATGCTTGTTACTTATATTGGTGCAAGAAAATTAGGTTTTGAAAGAGAAGAACCACAACCATACAAAATTAGACTTAAAAAGATGAAAGATGCAGCTTGGGGTCTATTTACAATTGTACTTGTAATTGGTGGTATTTATGGAGGAGTATTTACTCCAACTGAAGCTGCTGCTGTTGCTGCTGTTTGGGCATTTATTGTTTCTGTATTTATCTATAAAGATATTAAGTTAACAGAACTATATACAACAGCTTTGGAGTCAGCAAAAACAACTTCAATGATTATGTTTATTATTGCAAATGCAATGCTTTTTGCTCACTTCTTAACTATTGAAAATATTCCTCAACACATTACCGAAGCTTTAGTAGAAGCAAATGTAAATAAATATATGTTCTTACTTATGGTTAACTTACTTCTAATTCTTGCTGGTTCATTTATGGAACCAAGTGCGATTATTATGATTATGGTTCCATTACTTCTTCCTGTTGCAGTTGCACTTGGAATTGATCCAATTCACTTTGGTATTGTAATTACAGTGAATATGGAGCTTGGAATGGTGTCCCCACCTGTTGGGCTTAATCTCTTTGTTACCTCTGGGCTTACAGGTATGAGTATCAAAGATGTTATTATTGCAGCTTGGCCATGGACCCTTACAATTTTAGCTGGACTTGTACTAATCACATATATTCCTGAAATAGTGATGTTCTTACCAAACATTATGTATGGAAGCTAA